One window from the genome of Rhizoctonia solani chromosome 15, complete sequence encodes:
- a CDS encoding Retrotransposable element Tf2 protein, with translation MTETFLIHNTRLNDAILGIKWLNTHNPKINWSQHTLAFPHLPPEQITIAQEEEADPNLLEGVPVRYHQYAKVFGEEEFNKLPPCQHYNIGIILTKEGLLNSPLYNMMGAKSATLKDWLRSCFSRLTLKLCQTGLSVLISLQVLAYD, from the exons atgacaGAAACCTTCCTCATCCATAACACCAGATTGAATGATGCCATCTTGGGAATCAAATGGCTGAACACCCACAACCCCAAAATCAACTGGAGCCAACATACCCTTGCATTCCCTCACTTACCACCAGAGCAGATAACCATTGCccaggaggaagaagcagaccccaacctgcttgaaggagtacctgtcagataccaccaatatgcaaaggtatttggtgaggaagaattcaacaaacttCCACCTTGCCAGCATTACAATATTGGCATCATACTCACTAAAGAAGGCCTGTTGAATAGTCCTCTATACAACATGATGGGTGCCAAATCTGctacactcaaggattggctgaGGAGTTGCTTCAGTAGACTAACATTAAAATTATGTCAAACTGGCCTCTCAGTGCTCATA AGCTTGCAGGTCCTAGCATATGACTAA